In Kitasatospora viridis, one DNA window encodes the following:
- a CDS encoding enolase C-terminal domain-like protein: MRITDVTVELVELPASPPFRWRAGLPGSEPAVLGGILRVHTDEGVIGEAHTRRGVIVADLVDRRIRADLIGRDPLMRELLWHRMWELDRIEEFPIYALGLVDVALWDLAGKAAGLPVHRLLGGYREAIPAYASTVTYGSVEEYLDVADQCLELGYGAIKLHAWGDPKADADLCQKLRAHVGDDVPLMYDGSAGFDLLDSIYVGRAAAEAGYLWYEEPMREFSVTSYRRLAEQVDIPLLVAETSDGAHMNTGDFIAAGAAGLVRTSAQLKGGITGAMRIAHLADSYQLRAEVHGNGVVNAHLCMAIPNTTYYESLVYTNPVVREPAVGADGLVQAPTAPGIGFDQPGW; encoded by the coding sequence ATGAGAATCACCGATGTGACCGTCGAACTGGTCGAGCTGCCCGCGTCGCCGCCCTTCCGCTGGCGGGCCGGCCTGCCGGGCTCGGAACCCGCGGTGCTCGGCGGCATCCTGCGCGTCCACACGGACGAGGGCGTGATCGGTGAGGCGCACACGCGGCGCGGAGTGATCGTCGCCGACCTGGTCGACCGCCGGATCCGCGCCGACCTGATCGGGCGCGACCCGCTGATGCGCGAGCTGCTCTGGCACCGGATGTGGGAGCTGGACCGGATCGAGGAGTTTCCGATCTATGCCCTCGGCCTGGTCGACGTGGCGCTGTGGGACCTGGCCGGCAAGGCGGCCGGACTCCCGGTCCACCGGCTGCTCGGCGGCTACCGCGAGGCGATCCCGGCCTACGCCAGCACCGTCACCTACGGCAGCGTCGAGGAGTACCTCGACGTGGCCGACCAGTGCCTGGAGCTGGGCTACGGTGCCATCAAGCTGCACGCCTGGGGCGACCCGAAGGCGGACGCCGACCTGTGCCAGAAGCTGCGCGCGCACGTTGGCGACGACGTGCCGCTGATGTACGACGGCTCGGCCGGCTTCGACCTCCTCGACTCGATCTACGTCGGCCGGGCCGCCGCCGAGGCCGGCTACCTGTGGTACGAGGAGCCGATGCGCGAGTTCAGCGTGACCTCCTACCGCCGGCTCGCCGAGCAGGTCGACATCCCGCTGCTGGTCGCCGAGACCTCCGACGGCGCCCACATGAACACCGGCGACTTCATCGCGGCCGGCGCGGCGGGCCTGGTCCGCACCAGCGCGCAGCTCAAGGGCGGCATCACCGGCGCCATGCGGATCGCGCACCTGGCCGACAGCTACCAGCTGCGCGCCGAGGTGCACGGCAACGGCGTGGTCAACGCGCACCTGTGCATGGCGATACCCAACACCACCTACTACGAGTCCCTGGTGTACACCAACCCCGTGGTGCGCGAGCCGGCGGTGGGCGCCGACGGCCTGGTGCAGGCCCCGACCGCGCCCGGGATCGGGTTCGACCAGCCCGGCTGGTGA
- a CDS encoding FadR/GntR family transcriptional regulator, whose translation MTDSVKVSAPAGANGAYRPGYEVAAERILEYVVRAGLRPGARLPTEKELADEVQMSRTVVREAVKILSALGRLSVQKGRGIHVAKPEQSAWQRSLASFLPADLRQVDELFEFRRHVETISARLAAQRATPVQVRELREAARQTAEEAERNDLKAFAAADVAFHLAVAAAASNMFFASAVDAAHYLQRQVEAIGLAGAAGGSLRVAAGQHEAIAEAVAAGEPVLAEALMAEHIGITAKQFQREIWRHVLPGDDADS comes from the coding sequence ATGACCGACTCAGTGAAGGTCTCGGCACCTGCGGGCGCGAACGGCGCCTACCGTCCCGGCTACGAGGTCGCCGCCGAACGCATCCTCGAATACGTCGTCCGGGCCGGCCTGCGTCCGGGGGCCCGGCTGCCCACCGAGAAGGAGCTCGCGGACGAGGTGCAGATGAGCCGCACCGTGGTCCGGGAGGCGGTGAAGATCCTCTCCGCCCTCGGGCGGCTGTCCGTCCAGAAGGGCCGCGGCATCCACGTGGCCAAACCCGAACAATCCGCCTGGCAGCGGTCGCTGGCCAGCTTCCTGCCGGCCGACCTGCGCCAGGTGGACGAACTCTTCGAGTTCCGCCGCCACGTCGAGACCATCAGCGCCAGGCTCGCCGCGCAGCGGGCCACCCCGGTGCAGGTCAGGGAGCTTCGCGAGGCCGCACGGCAGACCGCCGAAGAAGCGGAGCGGAACGACCTGAAGGCCTTCGCTGCCGCCGACGTGGCCTTCCACCTCGCCGTCGCGGCAGCCGCCTCCAACATGTTCTTCGCCTCCGCCGTGGATGCCGCCCACTACCTGCAACGCCAGGTCGAGGCCATCGGCCTGGCCGGGGCCGCCGGCGGATCGCTGCGGGTGGCCGCCGGGCAGCACGAGGCGATAGCCGAAGCCGTCGCCGCGGGTGAGCCCGTCCTTGCCGAGGCCCTGATGGCCGAACACATCGGCATCACCGCCAAGCAGTTCCAACGGGAGATCTGGCGCCACGTGCTGCCCGGCGACGACGCCGACTCCTGA
- a CDS encoding ABC transporter substrate-binding protein produces MVLGAAGCSAGSNGGGTASGPVQLTYRIWDASQQPAMQSIADAFHAAHPNISVTVQLTASSEYWTKMQADATSGSAPDVFWMNGPNAQLYESNGILMPLSDKLTANGLSLSNYPSSLDSLYSYKGTQYGIPKDFDTVGLWYNKKLFDAAGVKYPDATWTWQDLQSAAAKLTDSAKGQYGILAPPFGQENYYDTILQAGGSIISPDGKTSGYDQPADIAGLKFWTDLVKAGYSPSLKSMTDTYPSQLFEGGKVAMYYGGSWDTLEFGKNPNLKGNTDVTVLPQGAKRAVVIHGLANVGYAKTKHPKETAAFIGFLGSQQAAEIEAQQGGVIPAYNGTQQAWVNANSQFHLQSFLDEVPYSVPFPTSKNTSVWQNQEATVFGPAWDGSADVASVAKQMAGIMNTALSKEK; encoded by the coding sequence GTGGTTCTCGGCGCGGCCGGCTGTTCGGCCGGCTCGAACGGCGGCGGCACGGCGAGCGGCCCGGTCCAGCTCACCTACCGGATCTGGGACGCCAGCCAGCAGCCGGCCATGCAGAGCATCGCCGACGCCTTCCACGCGGCGCACCCGAACATCAGCGTCACCGTCCAGCTCACCGCGAGCTCGGAGTACTGGACCAAGATGCAGGCCGACGCCACCAGCGGCAGCGCACCGGACGTGTTCTGGATGAACGGCCCCAACGCCCAGCTGTACGAGTCGAACGGCATCCTGATGCCGCTGTCGGACAAGCTCACCGCCAACGGCCTGAGCCTCTCGAACTACCCGTCGAGCCTGGACAGCCTCTACAGCTACAAGGGCACCCAGTACGGCATCCCGAAGGACTTCGACACCGTCGGCCTCTGGTACAACAAGAAGCTCTTCGACGCGGCCGGCGTGAAGTACCCCGACGCGACCTGGACCTGGCAGGACCTGCAGAGCGCCGCTGCCAAGCTCACCGACTCCGCCAAGGGCCAGTACGGCATCCTCGCGCCGCCGTTCGGCCAGGAGAACTACTACGACACGATCCTCCAGGCCGGCGGCTCGATCATCTCGCCCGACGGCAAGACCTCCGGCTACGACCAGCCGGCCGACATCGCGGGCCTGAAGTTCTGGACCGACCTGGTCAAGGCCGGCTACTCCCCGTCGCTCAAGTCGATGACCGACACCTACCCGAGCCAGCTGTTCGAGGGCGGCAAGGTCGCCATGTACTACGGCGGCAGCTGGGACACCCTGGAGTTCGGCAAGAACCCCAACCTCAAGGGCAACACCGACGTCACCGTCCTGCCGCAGGGCGCCAAGCGCGCGGTGGTGATCCACGGCCTGGCGAACGTGGGCTACGCCAAGACCAAGCACCCCAAGGAGACCGCCGCCTTCATCGGCTTCCTCGGCTCCCAGCAGGCGGCCGAGATCGAGGCGCAGCAGGGCGGGGTCATCCCGGCCTACAACGGCACCCAGCAGGCCTGGGTGAACGCCAACTCCCAGTTCCACCTGCAGTCCTTCCTGGACGAGGTGCCCTACTCGGTGCCGTTCCCCACTTCGAAGAACACCTCCGTCTGGCAGAACCAGGAGGCCACCGTCTTCGGGCCGGCCTGGGACGGCTCGGCGGACGTGGCGTCGGTCGCGAAGCAGATGGCCGGCATCATGAACACGGCGCTGAGCAAGGAAAAGTGA
- a CDS encoding carbohydrate ABC transporter permease, which yields MTPFAAQRTAGQPARAGSRRGRRPSRNHGWGWAYLMIAPTTIGLSVFYLWPIAQTLYYSFTSSGPFGGHTWTGLANYQALGGDPSVGQSVLNTLLYTGIQLAAIPFALLVAALLNQPGLRGRSVYRVIFFLPVVTMPVAVAMLWRWMYQGDYGLVNYLLSLVGIHGPHWASDPDYALYSVAAIGIWMSFGYNLVIFLAGLQGIPAEYYEAARVDGAGPVRTFLRITVPLVSPNIFFVTVLTVINSLQMFDIAYMMMSTPGSAAGTANPALPRVRSISYLFFEKAFVEHDTGFGAAVAFVLVAFVVLVTVIQFRLQKRWVHYA from the coding sequence ATGACTCCCTTCGCGGCTCAGCGGACCGCGGGTCAGCCCGCACGCGCCGGCTCCCGGCGCGGGCGGCGCCCCAGCCGCAACCACGGCTGGGGATGGGCCTACCTGATGATCGCGCCGACCACCATCGGCCTGTCGGTCTTCTACCTGTGGCCCATCGCCCAGACCCTCTACTACAGCTTCACCAGCTCCGGCCCGTTCGGCGGCCACACCTGGACCGGCCTCGCCAACTACCAGGCGCTCGGCGGCGATCCGTCGGTCGGCCAGTCCGTGCTCAACACGCTGCTGTACACCGGCATCCAGTTGGCCGCCATCCCGTTCGCCCTGCTGGTGGCCGCGCTGCTCAACCAGCCTGGTCTGCGGGGGCGTTCGGTCTACCGGGTGATCTTCTTCCTGCCGGTGGTGACCATGCCGGTCGCCGTGGCGATGCTGTGGCGCTGGATGTACCAGGGTGACTACGGCCTGGTGAACTACCTGCTGTCGCTGGTGGGGATCCACGGTCCGCACTGGGCCTCCGACCCGGACTACGCGCTGTACTCGGTGGCCGCGATCGGCATCTGGATGTCGTTCGGCTACAACCTGGTGATCTTCCTGGCCGGCCTGCAGGGCATCCCCGCCGAGTACTACGAGGCCGCCCGGGTCGACGGGGCCGGACCGGTCCGGACCTTCCTGCGGATCACGGTTCCGCTGGTGAGCCCGAACATCTTCTTCGTCACCGTCCTGACGGTGATCAACTCCCTGCAGATGTTCGACATCGCCTACATGATGATGAGCACCCCCGGCTCCGCCGCGGGAACCGCCAACCCCGCGCTTCCCAGGGTCCGGTCGATCTCGTACCTGTTCTTCGAGAAGGCCTTCGTCGAGCACGACACCGGCTTCGGGGCCGCGGTGGCCTTCGTCCTGGTCGCCTTCGTGGTGCTGGTGACGGTCATTCAGTTCCGCCTGCAGAAGCGGTGGGTGCACTATGCCTGA
- a CDS encoding carbohydrate ABC transporter permease yields MPEVQSSSRAPRHRARSVAVHAVLIAGSVVMLGPFLWELVTALKPFSETTQLPPTLLPHHWQLSNFTTVFRSLPFGRMFLNTVLMTVGRTVCQVAFSAMAGYAFARMRFRGSAVLFALFLSVLMVPGLVFLIPQYLIIEQLGWLNTLQGLIVPMMCSAFGTFMMRQFFMSLPTDIEEAARLDGANPWQVFWRVVLPLARPGLLALTILTVLSSWNDLMYPLIVNTDPQKMTLSAGLASLQGEHFTDYSVLMAGSLMATAPMIVIFVLLQRHFIQSIAFSGGK; encoded by the coding sequence ATGCCTGAGGTCCAGTCCAGCAGCCGCGCGCCGCGGCACCGGGCCCGCTCCGTGGCCGTCCACGCGGTGCTGATCGCCGGCTCGGTGGTCATGCTCGGCCCGTTCCTCTGGGAGCTGGTGACGGCGCTCAAGCCGTTCTCCGAGACCACCCAGCTGCCGCCGACCCTGCTGCCGCACCACTGGCAGCTGTCGAACTTCACCACGGTGTTCCGGAGCCTGCCGTTCGGGCGGATGTTCCTCAACACCGTGCTGATGACGGTGGGACGGACCGTCTGCCAGGTGGCCTTCTCCGCGATGGCCGGCTACGCCTTCGCCCGGATGCGGTTCCGCGGCAGCGCGGTGCTGTTCGCGCTGTTCCTGTCGGTCCTGATGGTGCCGGGCCTGGTCTTCCTGATCCCGCAGTACCTGATCATCGAGCAGCTCGGCTGGCTGAACACCCTGCAGGGCCTGATCGTCCCGATGATGTGCAGCGCCTTCGGCACCTTCATGATGCGTCAGTTCTTCATGTCGCTGCCGACCGACATCGAGGAGGCCGCCCGGCTGGACGGGGCCAACCCCTGGCAGGTCTTCTGGCGCGTGGTGCTCCCGCTGGCCAGGCCCGGACTGCTCGCGCTCACCATCCTGACCGTGCTGTCGTCGTGGAACGACCTGATGTACCCGCTGATCGTCAACACCGATCCGCAGAAGATGACGCTCTCCGCCGGCCTGGCCTCCCTCCAGGGCGAGCACTTCACCGACTACTCGGTGCTGATGGCGGGCTCGCTGATGGCGACCGCGCCGATGATCGTCATCTTCGTCCTGCTCCAGCGGCACTTCATCCAGAGCATCGCCTTCAGCGGCGGCAAGTGA
- a CDS encoding Gfo/Idh/MocA family protein: MDDLKLGVVGLGNRSDLADLAHRPGSGSLVAAVCDRDPRLLQAAPGRFGDQVRTTPDHHDLLGAGLDGVFVLTPDHTHEQIALDFLAAGVPVFLEKPMAITTEGCDRLLAAAHEHRTPLYVGHNMRHMPVVVAMRDLIAKGAIGEVKAVWCRHFVGNGGDYYFKDWHADRRNTTGLLLQKGAHDIDVIHYLAGGYTRRVNAMGGLTVYGGITSRRDRSGERMTEWLSHENWPPLSQTGLHPVVDIEDLSMMQMHLDNGVLAGYQQCHYTPDNWRNYTVIGTEGRLENFGDSEGSEIRVWNRRSDYRAEADLVVRVHTPTGTHGGADPVLVAEFLRFARDGGATVTSPVAAREAVAAGYAATMSLRDGGRALDVAPVAPDLAAYFADGQQ; this comes from the coding sequence TTGGACGACCTGAAGCTCGGCGTAGTCGGCCTCGGCAACCGCAGCGACCTCGCCGACCTGGCCCACCGCCCCGGCTCGGGGTCCCTGGTGGCCGCCGTCTGCGACCGTGACCCGCGCCTGCTGCAGGCTGCCCCCGGCCGCTTCGGTGACCAGGTGCGGACCACCCCGGACCACCACGACCTGCTCGGCGCCGGACTCGACGGGGTGTTCGTGCTCACCCCCGACCACACCCACGAGCAGATCGCGCTGGACTTCCTCGCCGCCGGCGTCCCGGTCTTCCTGGAGAAGCCGATGGCGATCACCACCGAGGGCTGCGACCGCCTGCTCGCAGCGGCGCACGAGCACCGCACACCGCTCTACGTCGGCCACAACATGCGGCACATGCCCGTCGTGGTGGCCATGCGCGACCTCATCGCCAAGGGCGCGATCGGCGAGGTCAAGGCGGTCTGGTGCCGCCACTTCGTCGGCAACGGCGGGGACTACTACTTCAAGGACTGGCACGCCGACCGGCGCAACACCACCGGCCTGCTGCTCCAGAAGGGCGCCCATGACATCGACGTCATCCACTACCTGGCCGGCGGCTACACGCGCCGGGTGAACGCCATGGGCGGGCTCACCGTCTACGGCGGCATCACCTCGCGCCGCGACCGCAGCGGCGAGCGGATGACCGAGTGGCTGTCCCACGAGAACTGGCCGCCGCTGAGCCAGACCGGGCTGCATCCGGTGGTGGACATCGAGGACCTGAGCATGATGCAGATGCACCTCGACAACGGCGTCCTCGCCGGCTACCAGCAGTGCCACTACACGCCCGACAACTGGCGCAATTACACGGTGATCGGCACCGAGGGACGGCTGGAGAACTTCGGCGACTCCGAGGGCTCCGAGATCCGGGTCTGGAACCGCCGCTCCGACTACCGCGCCGAGGCGGACCTGGTGGTGCGCGTGCACACCCCGACCGGCACCCACGGCGGCGCCGACCCGGTGCTGGTCGCGGAGTTCCTGCGGTTCGCCCGGGACGGCGGCGCCACCGTCACCTCGCCGGTCGCGGCCCGCGAGGCGGTGGCCGCCGGGTACGCGGCCACCATGTCGCTGCGGGACGGCGGTCGGGCCCTGGACGTGGCCCCCGTCGCCCCGGACCTGGCCGCGTACTTCGCCGACGGCCAGCAGTGA
- a CDS encoding NEW3 domain-containing protein — protein sequence MKKQRNTALRAVTAAFALAITTGLVSITPATASPSAPANTSSRLTAGSLRIGLSSNGTVTSLVDTANGHDYASTDHPEPLIKLVADGGQQLPTAVAYDNHASTYTFTFGGKGIKVGVKAVSKDGYATLEVTSVSAPKGVDVQTLLWGPLTTTITQTIGETVGVVHDNDFAIGIHGLNDKSVGGWPTEDNNLSFPGGPSPTGKPSWPFGTFSAAQTGWGSVLQAYTYDYTKARTRNPGWDGESSITAPALTGDDAQIKGSKIALFGTAPGNVVTALSGIETGEHLIHPLVDGQWEKTSQGASQSFLVLSDLGTDTAAQASAYAKAAGIRTVYSLPGTNGPWQSNGHFQFNKHFGSSDAGATQVADTAATDGVTVGVHTLSNLVDGGDPYVAPVPDKGMATIGSVKLTRPLSATDTTAYVDGNTALKGAGGDTIWIGDEMMGFGAVTQVAGSANEYQVTLTKRGTWGTTPADHAAGDNAARLQGYDERAVAGMPILPGLSGRLAQIFNTTGLRSMSFDGLESATLTGYGTFATNRLVNGMYRDINDTDNFVSEASNLLPGTWDATTRVSWGEGSHGTPWSQVLGHQPYYQRNYMPDMMGWVTYNPTDTVRDQEWTLSQMAAWNAGAGLQTSVAALNSSGNTAGVLEAWKQWEAARNAHAFTQAQMDAMKDTNSRWHLENTVPGKAWNLYQVDYPKTALTAPDDGTTTDWDYTNINPAQSLQFELLAAKGDVANPSFTVGGRTVTYPVTVPRGDTLVVDAAGTAKVTDRTQHVVKTVTPQGSVKLAAGDQTVSYQATGATGSNAQVRIITYSAPQKLTAQVTTDAPATAAPGSANTVTASYTNPGTSTVKGVQLTPAAPKGWTAVATSHTTFATVKPGQTVTATWTITPPADAKLGDYNLPVQATYQGQQQFSPESIARITLVAPSPTATATVQDPLSNRVQSDPGA from the coding sequence ATGAAGAAGCAGCGGAACACCGCCCTCAGAGCTGTGACGGCGGCGTTCGCCCTGGCCATCACGACCGGTCTCGTCTCCATCACCCCAGCGACCGCCAGTCCGAGCGCCCCCGCCAACACCTCCTCCAGGCTCACCGCGGGCTCGCTGCGGATCGGCCTGAGCTCGAACGGCACGGTCACCAGCCTGGTCGACACCGCCAACGGCCACGACTACGCCAGCACCGACCACCCCGAGCCGCTGATCAAGCTGGTCGCCGACGGTGGCCAGCAGCTGCCCACCGCGGTGGCGTACGACAACCACGCGTCCACCTACACCTTCACCTTCGGTGGCAAGGGGATCAAGGTCGGCGTCAAGGCGGTCTCCAAGGACGGGTACGCGACCCTGGAGGTGACCAGCGTCAGCGCGCCCAAGGGGGTGGATGTGCAGACGCTGCTCTGGGGCCCGCTCACCACCACCATCACCCAGACCATCGGCGAGACCGTCGGCGTGGTGCACGACAACGACTTCGCCATCGGCATCCACGGGCTCAACGACAAGAGCGTCGGCGGCTGGCCCACCGAGGACAACAACCTCAGCTTCCCCGGCGGTCCGTCGCCGACCGGCAAGCCGTCGTGGCCGTTCGGCACGTTCAGTGCCGCCCAGACCGGCTGGGGCAGCGTCCTCCAGGCCTACACCTACGACTACACCAAAGCCCGTACGCGAAACCCCGGTTGGGACGGCGAATCGTCGATCACCGCGCCTGCGCTGACCGGTGACGACGCGCAGATCAAGGGCTCGAAGATCGCCCTGTTCGGCACCGCGCCGGGCAACGTGGTCACCGCCCTGTCCGGGATCGAGACCGGCGAGCACCTGATCCACCCCCTCGTCGACGGCCAGTGGGAGAAGACGTCCCAGGGCGCCTCGCAGTCCTTCCTCGTGCTCAGCGACCTGGGCACCGACACGGCGGCCCAGGCCAGCGCGTACGCCAAGGCCGCCGGGATCCGGACCGTCTACTCGCTGCCGGGCACGAACGGCCCCTGGCAGTCCAACGGGCACTTCCAGTTCAACAAGCACTTCGGCAGCTCGGACGCCGGCGCCACCCAGGTGGCCGACACGGCCGCGACCGACGGCGTGACGGTCGGCGTGCACACGCTGTCCAACCTGGTCGACGGCGGCGACCCGTACGTGGCGCCGGTACCTGACAAGGGCATGGCCACCATCGGCTCGGTCAAGCTGACCCGGCCGCTGTCGGCCACGGACACCACGGCCTACGTCGACGGCAACACCGCCCTCAAGGGCGCAGGCGGGGACACCATCTGGATCGGCGACGAGATGATGGGCTTCGGCGCGGTGACGCAGGTGGCGGGCTCCGCGAACGAGTACCAGGTGACGCTCACGAAGCGCGGCACGTGGGGCACCACCCCCGCCGACCACGCCGCGGGTGACAACGCGGCCCGGCTGCAGGGGTACGACGAGCGGGCCGTGGCCGGGATGCCGATACTCCCCGGGCTCTCCGGCCGGCTGGCGCAGATCTTCAACACCACCGGGCTCAGGTCGATGTCCTTCGACGGTCTGGAGAGCGCCACCCTGACCGGCTACGGCACCTTCGCCACCAACCGGCTCGTCAACGGCATGTACCGGGACATCAACGACACCGACAACTTCGTCTCGGAGGCCAGCAACCTGCTGCCCGGCACCTGGGACGCCACCACCCGGGTGAGCTGGGGCGAGGGCTCCCATGGCACGCCGTGGTCGCAGGTCCTCGGCCACCAGCCGTACTACCAGCGCAACTACATGCCCGACATGATGGGCTGGGTCACCTACAACCCCACCGACACCGTGCGCGACCAGGAGTGGACGCTGTCCCAGATGGCGGCCTGGAACGCGGGCGCCGGTCTGCAGACCAGCGTCGCGGCGCTCAACAGCAGCGGCAACACCGCCGGCGTGCTGGAGGCCTGGAAGCAGTGGGAGGCCGCCCGCAACGCCCACGCCTTCACCCAGGCGCAGATGGACGCCATGAAGGACACCAACTCCCGCTGGCACCTGGAGAACACCGTGCCGGGCAAGGCGTGGAACCTCTACCAGGTCGACTACCCGAAGACCGCGCTCACCGCGCCGGACGACGGCACGACGACCGACTGGGACTACACCAACATCAACCCGGCACAGTCCCTGCAGTTCGAGCTGCTGGCCGCCAAGGGAGACGTCGCCAACCCGTCCTTCACGGTGGGCGGTAGGACCGTCACCTACCCGGTCACCGTGCCCCGCGGCGACACCTTGGTGGTCGACGCCGCCGGCACGGCGAAGGTGACCGACCGCACCCAGCACGTGGTCAAGACGGTCACCCCGCAGGGCTCGGTGAAGCTCGCCGCCGGCGACCAGACCGTCAGCTACCAGGCGACCGGGGCCACCGGCTCGAACGCCCAAGTCCGCATCATCACCTACAGCGCCCCCCAGAAGCTCACCGCCCAGGTCACCACCGACGCGCCCGCCACCGCCGCCCCCGGCTCCGCGAACACCGTGACGGCCAGCTACACCAACCCCGGCACCAGCACGGTCAAGGGCGTCCAGCTGACCCCCGCGGCCCCCAAGGGCTGGACGGCCGTGGCGACTTCGCACACCACGTTCGCCACCGTGAAGCCCGGCCAGACCGTCACCGCCACCTGGACCATCACCCCGCCGGCGGACGCCAAACTCGGCGACTACAACCTGCCCGTCCAGGCCACCTACCAGGGCCAGCAGCAGTTCTCGCCGGAGTCGATCGCCCGGATCACCCTGGTCGCCCCCTCCCCGACGGCCACCGCCACGGTCCAGGACCCGCTCTCGAACCGGGTGCAGAGCGACCCGGGCGCGTGA
- a CDS encoding ThuA domain-containing protein, with protein sequence MTTHTTRRALVVRGGWDGHQPVAISDSFVPFLQEHGYAVETSEDLAVYDDAERLAATDLIVQCWTMGTLTREQCDNLTAAVVAGSGFAGWHGGIVDSFMDHGYHLLTGGRFVMHPPGFHDHTVHLVPEQAEHPIIAGLEDFEVHTEQYWMLTDPHIEVLATTVFPPDELRDRPAVTPAVWTRTWGAGRVFVSTIGHKPDDFDVPQVRTLTERGLLWASR encoded by the coding sequence TTGACCACTCACACCACCCGGCGGGCGCTGGTCGTCCGCGGCGGCTGGGACGGACACCAGCCGGTGGCGATCAGCGACAGCTTCGTCCCGTTCCTCCAGGAGCACGGGTACGCCGTCGAGACCTCCGAGGACCTCGCGGTCTACGACGACGCCGAGCGCCTGGCCGCCACCGACCTGATCGTGCAGTGCTGGACCATGGGCACGCTCACCCGCGAGCAGTGCGACAACCTCACGGCGGCGGTCGTGGCCGGCAGCGGCTTCGCCGGCTGGCACGGCGGCATCGTCGACTCCTTCATGGACCACGGCTACCACCTGCTCACCGGCGGCCGGTTCGTGATGCACCCGCCCGGCTTCCACGACCACACCGTCCACCTGGTCCCCGAGCAGGCCGAGCACCCGATCATCGCGGGGCTGGAGGACTTCGAGGTGCACACCGAGCAGTACTGGATGCTCACCGACCCGCACATCGAGGTGCTGGCCACCACCGTCTTCCCGCCCGACGAGCTGCGCGACCGACCCGCCGTCACCCCGGCGGTGTGGACCCGCACCTGGGGCGCCGGGCGGGTCTTCGTCTCGACCATCGGGCACAAGCCCGACGACTTCGACGTGCCGCAGGTGCGCACGCTGACCGAGAGGGGCCTGCTGTGGGCGAGCCGTTGA
- a CDS encoding Gfo/Idh/MocA family protein, producing MGEPLRVGIVGAGKISGVYLRTLNRLTSVRLTAVTDLDEERARRLAEEGTAGGAGNGSEVAVVGSVAELVARDDVDAVLNLTIPAAHAEVALAALAAGKHVYGEKPLAATREEAEAVLAAARAAGLRVGCAPDTVLGTGTQTARKAVDDGLIGRPVSATAFMTCAGHERWHPDPEFYYRPGGGPLLDMGPYYLSALVHLLGPVVKVTGASARPRAERTIGSGPREGQTFGVEVDTHITGILEHADGTLTTLIMSFDVEAARLPRIEVHGTLASLSVPDPNLFEGPVEINRGDQWETLPPSAGYQDGDRGSGLADLAEALTDDRPHRACAELAAHVLDVMLTLLDAAEQGRALPVTSTCERPAPVALTSH from the coding sequence GTGGGCGAGCCGTTGAGGGTCGGGATCGTGGGCGCGGGCAAGATCAGCGGGGTCTACCTACGCACGCTGAACCGCCTGACGTCCGTTCGACTCACCGCCGTCACCGACCTCGACGAGGAGCGCGCCCGCAGGCTCGCCGAGGAGGGCACGGCCGGGGGCGCGGGCAACGGGAGCGAGGTCGCCGTCGTCGGATCCGTCGCGGAGCTGGTCGCCCGGGACGACGTCGACGCGGTGCTCAACCTGACCATTCCCGCCGCGCACGCCGAGGTCGCCCTCGCCGCGCTCGCCGCCGGCAAGCACGTCTACGGCGAGAAGCCGCTCGCGGCCACTCGGGAGGAGGCCGAGGCCGTGCTCGCCGCGGCCCGCGCGGCAGGCCTGCGGGTGGGGTGCGCCCCCGACACCGTGCTGGGTACCGGCACGCAGACCGCCCGCAAGGCCGTCGACGACGGCCTGATCGGCCGACCGGTCTCCGCCACCGCCTTCATGACCTGCGCCGGCCACGAGCGGTGGCACCCGGACCCGGAGTTCTACTACCGTCCCGGCGGCGGCCCGCTGCTCGACATGGGGCCGTACTACCTGTCCGCGCTCGTCCACCTGCTCGGGCCCGTCGTCAAGGTGACCGGCGCCTCCGCGCGGCCGCGCGCCGAGCGCACCATCGGCAGCGGCCCCCGCGAGGGGCAGACCTTCGGGGTGGAGGTGGACACCCACATCACCGGCATCCTGGAGCACGCCGACGGCACGCTCACCACCCTGATCATGAGCTTCGACGTCGAGGCCGCCCGCCTGCCGCGGATCGAGGTGCACGGCACCCTGGCCTCGCTGTCCGTGCCCGACCCCAACCTCTTCGAGGGACCGGTCGAGATCAACCGCGGCGACCAGTGGGAGACCCTGCCGCCGAGCGCCGGCTACCAGGACGGCGACCGGGGCAGCGGCCTCGCCGACCTGGCCGAGGCGCTGACGGACGACCGCCCGCACCGCGCCTGCGCCGAGCTCGCCGCCCACGTCCTCGACGTCATGCTCACCCTCCTCGACGCGGCGGAGCAGGGCCGGGCGCTCCCGGTCACCAGCACCTGCGAACGCCCCGCCCCGGTGGCCCTCACCAGCCACTGA